A DNA window from Drosophila sechellia strain sech25 chromosome X, ASM438219v1, whole genome shotgun sequence contains the following coding sequences:
- the LOC6615085 gene encoding centrosomal and chromosomal factor: MPLKRVLAAIAIAICCLLATSCRAEDIEAISSKAADKVEAIPIPIPTSTTSISTKLTPTIAEDSKSRTEKRDSSDQTGGPYLSLSSKDPPFRPYYPAGSQFEAETPTPIFGPTTLRYTAAEAAAAAPQPQAFYGQKAPPQHHRFSFAVPPQVESYQRQVAFKPAAPSTQPHQHSHSHSHPHQHQQPIFNYGELEPEARATAPLTHHQLQQQQHLPQHHLSQQAKYLQQPQQKLQQRIQYIIAIPLSYMRQLQQQQQQLQQQQQQHQLILGPPPTSSSSSSSTSTSTSTSTTSTAPPSASPANGKHPLVQLLGPLARDHQGQYKPYYQSDAASAPLAGPGAPLIHQPYLQIPTSLLMAAAQQLQQQQQQAVYAKVAAPPAPPAPPSYQPAQLIYQPQAQAHHHQPQIQLQLQRIFLQPPQPQQSTIYAEQPAPLYAYPLQQQHHQQYQKPHQQQPLKQAHQSQQQHKYTPAAPTSPTALTTSTTSTAATSAAAATAAASGTPQAAAAAAAIATRQQHLPLVHYNPIYVQAPAEQQHQQQHQFAILPRFSNGNPKAVYSLAHESAGAGPGTGIGAGAGAGAAAGPIHVVRLSAANGPPIHHYHLYQPTPMLQPLYGHAPQQYVSSYATGDKVQGPKSQVPVSGSGSSSGSLLAGPTPSPLMTAASPAIIPYFSHPGAVHYGTHLYHPGAATALGATASATSAVAAGPRAAGPKQQSTATSGGQLPGDSNNIVKYP, encoded by the exons ATGCCGCTCAAACGG GTACTGgccgccatcgccatcgccatctgTTGCCTCTTGGCCACTTCCTGCAGAGCCGAGGACATCGAGGCCATTTCCAGCAAGGCCGCGGACAAGGTCGAggccatccccatccccatacCCACATCCACCACCAGCATCAGCACCAAGCTGACCCCCACCATCGCGGAGGACTCCAAGAGCAGGACGGAGAAGCGCGACTCATCGGATCAGACAG GTGGTCCGTACTTGAGCCTATCGAGCAAAGACCCGCCGTTCCGACCGTATTACCCAGCCGGCAGCCAATTTGAGGCGGAGACGCCCACGCCCATCTTCGGACCCACCACGCTGCGCTACACGGCGGCGgaggcggcagcagcggcaccACAGCCACAG GCATTCTACGGGCAGAAGGCGCCACCGCAGCACCACCGCTTCAGCTTTGCAGTGCCGCCGCAAGTGGAATCCTATCAGCGACAAGTCGCGTTTAAGCCAGCTGCCCCCTCGACGCAGCCACATcagcattcgcattcgcattcgcatccgcatcagcatcagcagccgATTTTCAATTACGGCGAACTTGAGCCGGAGGCGAGGGCCACCGCACCACTGACCCACcaccagctgcagcagcagcagcacctccCACAGCACCACCTAAGCCAGCAGGCGAAGTAcctgcagcagccgcagcaaaaGTTGCAGCAGCGCATCCAGTACATAATCGCCATACCTCTATCCTACATGcggcagttgcagcagcagcagcaacagctccaacagcagcagcagcagcatcagttGATCTTGGGTCCGCCGCCCAccagtagtagtagtagtagcagcaccagcaccagcactaGCACTAGCACCACCAGCACGGCACCACCGTCAGCAAGCCCGGCAAACGGTAAGCATCCGTTGGTGCAGCTGCTGGGTCCGCTGGCCCGCGACCATCAGGGTCAGTACAAGCCCTACTACCAGTCGGATGCAGCCAGTGCACCACTGGCGGGACCCGGTGCACCGCTGATCCACCAGCCGTACTTGCAAATACCCACCAGCCTGCTGATGGCCGCCgcccagcagctgcagcagcaacaacaacaggctGTTTACGCCAAAGTGGCAGCCCCACCTGCACCACCGGCACCACCCAGCTACCAGCCCGCCCAACTGATCTACCAGCCGCAGGCACAGGCGCACCACCACCAGCCGCAGATccaactgcagctgcagcggaTCTTCCTGCAACCACCGCAGCCTCAGCAATCCACCATCTACGCCGAGCAACCAGCTCCACTTTATG CGTAtccgctgcagcagcaacaccaccagCAGTACCAGAAGCCGCACCAGCAACAGCCCCTGAAACAGGCGCAtcagtcgcagcagcaacacaaatACACGCCTGCAGCGCCGACATCTCCGACAGCATTGACAACATCAACAACGAGCaccgcagcaacatcagctgcagcagcaacagcagcggcatcAGGAACACCACAggctgccgcagcagcagcagcaatagcgACACGACAGCAACACTTGCCCCTGGTGCACTACAATCCCATTTACGTGCAGGCACCCGccgagcagcagcatcagcagcagcatcaattTGCCATATTGCCACGTTTTAGCAATGGTAACCCCAAGGCCGTTTACAGCCTGGCCCACGAGTCAGCGGGAGCGGGGCCAGGAACGGGAATaggagcgggagcgggagcgggagcggCAGCGGGTCCCATTCACGTGGTCAGATTGTCGGCGGCAAATGGGCCCCCGATCCATCACTACCACCTCTACCAGCCGACGCCTATGCTGCAGCCGCTCTATGGCCATGCCCCGCAGCAGTATGTGTCGTCCTATGCGACCGGCGACAAAGTGCAAGGTCCCAAGTCGCAGGTACCCGTTTCCGGTTCCGGTTCGAGCTCCGGCTCCCTTTTGGCCGGACCCACGCCATCGCCCCTCATGACCGCGGCCTCGCCGGCCATTATACCATACTTCAGCCATCCGGGCGCCGTGCATTATGGCACGCATTTGTACCATCCGggcgcagcaacagcattgGGTGCAACAGCATCGGCCACATCAGCAGTAGCAGCTGGGCCCAGAGCAGCAGGACCAAAGCAACAGTCGACCGCAACAAGTGGGGGACAGCTGCCAGGTGACAGCAACAATATTGTGAAATATCCCTAG
- the LOC6615086 gene encoding uncharacterized protein LOC6615086 yields the protein MTAAAAATQSPPGATSPPITHHPSPSARMELSFKLGFRTRQLEQPGPSTPPGDLCSDFPFVIRSCCSCFRKCRPNWGNDFLVTEYPEQPSVASTMNPPTYNPSGQSYSEEIHRIEEEIQDIDRLIAQKEKECEVLFLHLIRIVQSVLYQKQQSLAT from the exons AtgacagcggcagcagcagcaacacaatCGCCGCCAGGAGCAACATCACCACCCATCACCCATCACCCATCGCCATCGGCGAGGATGGAGCTAAGCTTTAAGCTCGGTTTCAGGACCCGGCAACTGGAGCAGCCAGGACCTTCCACTCCGCCCGGCGACCTGTGTTCGGATTTCCCATTTGTTATACGCTCTTGCTGCTCCTGTTTTCG AAAATGCAGGCCCAACTGGGGCAACGACTTCTTGGTAACGGAGTATCCTGAGCAGCCGAGTGTAGCGAGTACGATGAATCCGCCTACTTACAATCCTTCAGGGCAATCCTACAGCGAGGAGATCCATCGCATCGAAGAGGAAATACAGGACATAGACAGGCTGATTGCCCAGAAGGAGAAGGAATGTGAAGTGCTGTTTTTACACCTCATACGTATAGTCCAAAGTGTACTATACCAAAAGCAACAATCGCTGGCCACGTAG
- the LOC6615087 gene encoding putative odorant receptor 19b isoform X1 has protein sequence MDMAKVDSTRALVNHWRIFRIIGVHPPGKRTVWGRHYTAYSMMWNVTFHFCIWLSFSVNLLQSNSLETFCESLCVAMPHTLFMLKLINVGRMRGEMIRSHRVLRHLDRRLGCADERRIIVAGIEQAEFIFRTILRGIVCTVTVGIVYMAVASEPTLMYPSWIPWNWRDSSSSYLSTAMLHTTAIMANATAVLNLCTYPGTYLILVSAHTKALALRVSKLGYGTPLPAVRMQAILVGYIHDHQIILRLFKSLERSLSMTCFLQFVCTACAQCTICYFLLFVNVGIMRFMNMLFLLVALTTETLLLCYTAELLCKEGESLLTAVYSCNWLSQSVHFRRLLLLMLARCQNPLILVAGVIVPISMKTFMVFSRAIQSLINTDFRNICMRASMENVVR, from the exons ATGGACATGGCGAAGGTGGATTCAACGAGGGCTCTGGTTAACCACTGGCGCATCTTTAGGATTATCGGAGTGCATCCGCCGGGCAAGAGGACCGTCTGGGGTCGCCACTACACGGCGTACTCCATGATGTGGAACGTAACCTTCCACTTCTGCATCTGGCTGTCCTTTTCGGTCAACCTCCTGCAGTCCAACTCGCTGGAGACCTTCTGCGAGAGCCTCTGCGTGGCCATGCCGCACACGCTCTTCATGCTGAAGCTGATCAATGTCGGCCGGATGCGCGGCGAGATGATCCGCAGCCACCGGGTGCTCCGTCACTTGGACAGGCGGCTGGGCTGCGCCGACGAACGCCGGATCATTGTGGCCGGCATCGAGCAGGCCGAGTTCATATTCCGCACCATTTTGCGCGGCATTGTGTGCACCGTCACTGTTGGCATCGTTTACATGGCCGTGGCCAGCGAGCCCACACTGATGTACCCCTCCTGGATTCCCTGGAACTGGAGGGACAGCTCCTCCTCCTACCTGTCCACCGCCATGCTGCACACGACCGCTATCATGGCGAATGCGACTGCTGTCCTCAATCTGTGCACCTATCCGGGCACCTACCTCATCCTGGTCAGTGCCCACACCAAGGCGCTCGCCCTGCGGGTCTCCAAACTGGGATATGGCACGCCACTCCCGGCGGTTCGGATGCAGGCCATTCTGGTTGGGTACATCCACGACCACCAGATCATTTTGCG CCTCTTCAAGTCACTGGAGAGATCCCTTTCGATGACTTGCTTTCTGCAGTTCGTCTGCACGGCGTGTGCGCAGTGCACAATCTGCTACTTTCTACTCTTCGTGAACGTCGGGATCATGAGGTTCATGAACATGTTGTTTCTGCTGGTGGCCCTGACCACGGAGACGCTCCTTCTCTGCTACACGGCGGAGCTACTTTGCAAGGAGGGGGAGAGCCTCCTGACCGCTGTCTACAGCTGCAACTGGCTGTCCCAGTCGGTACACTTTCGGAGACTCCTGCTCTTAATGCTCGCACGCTGCCAGAATCCACTGATCCTGGTCGCCGGCGTTATTGTGCCCATCAGCATGAAGACCTTCATGGTG TTCTCCCGCGCAATTCAGTCGCTTATTAACACTGACTTTCGTAACATTTGCATGCGCGCATCGATGGAGAATGTTGTTCGCTAA
- the LOC6615087 gene encoding putative odorant receptor 19b isoform X2, with the protein MDMAKVDSTRALVNHWRIFRIIGVHPPGKRTVWGRHYTAYSMMWNVTFHFCIWLSFSVNLLQSNSLETFCESLCVAMPHTLFMLKLINVGRMRGEMIRSHRVLRHLDRRLGCADERRIIVAGIEQAEFIFRTILRGIVCTVTVGIVYMAVASEPTLMYPSWIPWNWRDSSSSYLSTAMLHTTAIMANATAVLNLCTYPGTYLILVSAHTKALALRVSKLGYGTPLPAVRMQAILVGYIHDHQIILRLFKSLERSLSMTCFLQFVCTACAQCTICYFLLFVNVGIMRFMNMLFLLVALTTETLLLCYTAELLCKEGESLLTAVYSCNWLSQSVHFRRLLLLMLARCQNPLILVAGVIVPISMKTFMVVIKGAYTMLTLLNEIRKSSLE; encoded by the exons ATGGACATGGCGAAGGTGGATTCAACGAGGGCTCTGGTTAACCACTGGCGCATCTTTAGGATTATCGGAGTGCATCCGCCGGGCAAGAGGACCGTCTGGGGTCGCCACTACACGGCGTACTCCATGATGTGGAACGTAACCTTCCACTTCTGCATCTGGCTGTCCTTTTCGGTCAACCTCCTGCAGTCCAACTCGCTGGAGACCTTCTGCGAGAGCCTCTGCGTGGCCATGCCGCACACGCTCTTCATGCTGAAGCTGATCAATGTCGGCCGGATGCGCGGCGAGATGATCCGCAGCCACCGGGTGCTCCGTCACTTGGACAGGCGGCTGGGCTGCGCCGACGAACGCCGGATCATTGTGGCCGGCATCGAGCAGGCCGAGTTCATATTCCGCACCATTTTGCGCGGCATTGTGTGCACCGTCACTGTTGGCATCGTTTACATGGCCGTGGCCAGCGAGCCCACACTGATGTACCCCTCCTGGATTCCCTGGAACTGGAGGGACAGCTCCTCCTCCTACCTGTCCACCGCCATGCTGCACACGACCGCTATCATGGCGAATGCGACTGCTGTCCTCAATCTGTGCACCTATCCGGGCACCTACCTCATCCTGGTCAGTGCCCACACCAAGGCGCTCGCCCTGCGGGTCTCCAAACTGGGATATGGCACGCCACTCCCGGCGGTTCGGATGCAGGCCATTCTGGTTGGGTACATCCACGACCACCAGATCATTTTGCG CCTCTTCAAGTCACTGGAGAGATCCCTTTCGATGACTTGCTTTCTGCAGTTCGTCTGCACGGCGTGTGCGCAGTGCACAATCTGCTACTTTCTACTCTTCGTGAACGTCGGGATCATGAGGTTCATGAACATGTTGTTTCTGCTGGTGGCCCTGACCACGGAGACGCTCCTTCTCTGCTACACGGCGGAGCTACTTTGCAAGGAGGGGGAGAGCCTCCTGACCGCTGTCTACAGCTGCAACTGGCTGTCCCAGTCGGTACACTTTCGGAGACTCCTGCTCTTAATGCTCGCACGCTGCCAGAATCCACTGATCCTGGTCGCCGGCGTTATTGTGCCCATCAGCATGAAGACCTTCATGGTG GTGATTAAGGGAGCGTACACCATGCTCACTCTGCTGAATGAAATTCGAAAATCGTCCCTTGAATAG
- the LOC6615087 gene encoding putative odorant receptor 19b isoform X3 has protein sequence MDMAKVDSTRALVNHWRIFRIIGVHPPGKRTVWGRHYTAYSMMWNVTFHFCIWLSFSVNLLQSNSLETFCESLCVAMPHTLFMLKLINVGRMRGEMIRSHRVLRHLDRRLGCADERRIIVAGIEQAEFIFRTILRGIVCTVTVGIVYMAVASEPTLMYPSWIPWNWRDSSSSYLSTAMLHTTAIMANATAVLNLCTYPGTYLILVSAHTKALALRVSKLGYGTPLPAVRMQAILVGYIHDHQIILRAASSSHWRDPFR, from the exons ATGGACATGGCGAAGGTGGATTCAACGAGGGCTCTGGTTAACCACTGGCGCATCTTTAGGATTATCGGAGTGCATCCGCCGGGCAAGAGGACCGTCTGGGGTCGCCACTACACGGCGTACTCCATGATGTGGAACGTAACCTTCCACTTCTGCATCTGGCTGTCCTTTTCGGTCAACCTCCTGCAGTCCAACTCGCTGGAGACCTTCTGCGAGAGCCTCTGCGTGGCCATGCCGCACACGCTCTTCATGCTGAAGCTGATCAATGTCGGCCGGATGCGCGGCGAGATGATCCGCAGCCACCGGGTGCTCCGTCACTTGGACAGGCGGCTGGGCTGCGCCGACGAACGCCGGATCATTGTGGCCGGCATCGAGCAGGCCGAGTTCATATTCCGCACCATTTTGCGCGGCATTGTGTGCACCGTCACTGTTGGCATCGTTTACATGGCCGTGGCCAGCGAGCCCACACTGATGTACCCCTCCTGGATTCCCTGGAACTGGAGGGACAGCTCCTCCTCCTACCTGTCCACCGCCATGCTGCACACGACCGCTATCATGGCGAATGCGACTGCTGTCCTCAATCTGTGCACCTATCCGGGCACCTACCTCATCCTGGTCAGTGCCCACACCAAGGCGCTCGCCCTGCGGGTCTCCAAACTGGGATATGGCACGCCACTCCCGGCGGTTCGGATGCAGGCCATTCTGGTTGGGTACATCCACGACCACCAGATCATTTTGCG TGCAGCCTCTTCAAGTCACTGGAGAGATCCCTTTCGATGA
- the LOC6615089 gene encoding uncharacterized protein LOC6615089 — protein MAEKLKEDATQTGNKDFLVEDDPEQPSESPTQKESPTQKESTTQKEDSQSAEAEEEYFRKVTVPIDEDIKDLEEMIALKENDCNRQLFNRLLNIIGVEIEKNLHLQKK, from the coding sequence ATGGCAGAGAAATTGAAAGAGGATGCAACCCAAACTGGAAACAAGGACTTCTTGGTGGAGGACGATCCTGAGCAGCCGAGTGAGTCGCCCACCCAGAAGGAATCGCCCACCCAGAAGGAATCGACCACCCAGAAGGAGGATTCGCAGTCCGCAGAGGCCGAGGAAGAATACTTTAGAAAAGTGACCGTGCCGATCGATGAGGACATAAAGGACCTGGAAGAGATGATTGCCCTGAAGGAGAATGACTGTAATAGGCAGTTATTCAATCGTCTCCTGAATATAATCGGAGttgaaatagaaaaaaatcTACATTTGCAGAAGAAGTAG
- the LOC6615090 gene encoding neurogenic locus notch homolog protein 1 isoform X2, producing MQQQLLVVALVAVAIASLPQLAAAQSYGSGCSGSPCGVNAVCQEASGGRPVCSCPPGFSGNPLTHCNRGECLDNVDCRGNLQCKDNRCVNPCVGACGIGSNCDARNHVAVCSCPAGYNGDPYHACHLNDPEEQCHPSPCGVNTKCEIINGVPTCSCVHGYVGNPLSGCRHECDHDGDCSSRDMCSSDFKCVPACGQCGTGATCRTVSNHRAVCECPKGYIGSPYTECRPECYGDADCPAGRPACFYGICKNTCEGACGIGADCNLRGLTPVCSCPRDMTGDPFVRCRPFTKEDLCDPNPCGTNAICVPGHDNTGRERPVCNCLPGHTGNPLSHCTRGECLSNNECPDHRACINYQCIDPCIGKCATGASCEPKAHLAVCRCPQGQSGDALVSCRQTRTFPVAKYH from the exons ATG cagcagcagctcctggTCGTGGCCTTGGTGGCGGTGGCCATCGCGTCCTTGCCCCAACTGGCCGCAG CGCAGTCCTACGGCAGCGGATGCAGCGGGAGCCCGTGCGGCGTGAACGCCGTGTGCCAGGAGGCCTCCGGAGGACGGCCCGTCTGCTCGTGCCCGCCCGGATTCAGCGGTAATCCGCTCACCCACTGCAATCGCGGCGAGTGCCTGGACAACGTCGACTGCCGCGGCAACCTGCAGTGCAAGGACAATCGCTGCGTTAATCCCTGCGTGGGTGCCTGCGGCATTGGCTCCAATTGTGAC GCCCGCAACCACGTGGCCGTGTGCAGCTGCCCCGCCGGCTACAATGGCGACCCCTACCACGCCTGCCACCTCAACGATCCGG AGGAGCAGTGCCATCCCAGTCCGTGCGGCGTGAACACCAAGTGCGAGATCATCAACGGCGTGCCCACCTGCTCCTGCGTCCACGGCTACGTCGGCAATCCGCTGAGCGGCTGTCGCCACGAGTGCGACCACGATGGCGACTGCAGCAGCCGGGACATGTGCTCCAGCGACTTCAAGTGCGTGCCGGCCTGCGGGCAGTGCGGCACTGGCGCCACCTGCCGGACGGTCAGCAATCACCGGGCGGTCTGCGAGTGCCCCAAGGGCTACATTGGCAGCCCGTACACGGAGTGCCGCCCGGAGTGCTACGGCGATGCCGACTGCCCGGCCGGACGACCCGCCTGCTTCTACGGCATCTGCAAGAACACCTGCGAGGGTGCCTGCGGCATCGGCGCCGACTGCAACCTGCGCGGCCTCACCCCCGTCTGCAGCTGCCCCCGCGACATGACCGGCGACCCCTTCGTGCGCTGCCGCCCCTTCACCAAGGAGGACCTCTGCGACCCCAATCCGTGCGGCACCAATGCCATCTGCGTGCCCGGACACGACAACACCGGTCGCGAGCGGCCCGTCTGCAACTGCCTGCCCGGCCACACCGGCAATCCGCTGAGCCACTGCACCCGG GGTGAGTGCCTGAGCAACAACGAGTGCCCCGACCACCGCGCCTGCATCAACTACCAGTGCATCGATCCCTGCATCGGCAAGTGTGCCACTGGAGCCAGCTGCGAGCCCAAGGCCCACCTGGCGGTCTGCCGCTGTCCACAGGGACAGTCGGGCGACGCCCTGGTGTCCTGTCGCCAGACGCGCACCTTCCCCGTGGCCAAGTACCACTGA
- the LOC6615090 gene encoding neurogenic locus notch homolog protein 1 isoform X1, translating to MQQQLLVVALVAVAIASLPQLAAGKKLGKRCVNCTYRTYYTYGDGRSLQRVVYRDPVYTRAQSYGSGCSGSPCGVNAVCQEASGGRPVCSCPPGFSGNPLTHCNRGECLDNVDCRGNLQCKDNRCVNPCVGACGIGSNCDARNHVAVCSCPAGYNGDPYHACHLNDPEEQCHPSPCGVNTKCEIINGVPTCSCVHGYVGNPLSGCRHECDHDGDCSSRDMCSSDFKCVPACGQCGTGATCRTVSNHRAVCECPKGYIGSPYTECRPECYGDADCPAGRPACFYGICKNTCEGACGIGADCNLRGLTPVCSCPRDMTGDPFVRCRPFTKEDLCDPNPCGTNAICVPGHDNTGRERPVCNCLPGHTGNPLSHCTRGECLSNNECPDHRACINYQCIDPCIGKCATGASCEPKAHLAVCRCPQGQSGDALVSCRQTRTFPVAKYH from the exons ATG cagcagcagctcctggTCGTGGCCTTGGTGGCGGTGGCCATCGCGTCCTTGCCCCAACTGGCCGCAGGTAAAAAGCTGGGGAAGCGCTGCGTGAACTGCACGTACCGCACTTACTACACCTACGGCGATGGGCGATCCCTGCAGCGGGTTGTCTATAGAGATCCGGTCTACACACGTG CGCAGTCCTACGGCAGCGGATGCAGCGGGAGCCCGTGCGGCGTGAACGCCGTGTGCCAGGAGGCCTCCGGAGGACGGCCCGTCTGCTCGTGCCCGCCCGGATTCAGCGGTAATCCGCTCACCCACTGCAATCGCGGCGAGTGCCTGGACAACGTCGACTGCCGCGGCAACCTGCAGTGCAAGGACAATCGCTGCGTTAATCCCTGCGTGGGTGCCTGCGGCATTGGCTCCAATTGTGAC GCCCGCAACCACGTGGCCGTGTGCAGCTGCCCCGCCGGCTACAATGGCGACCCCTACCACGCCTGCCACCTCAACGATCCGG AGGAGCAGTGCCATCCCAGTCCGTGCGGCGTGAACACCAAGTGCGAGATCATCAACGGCGTGCCCACCTGCTCCTGCGTCCACGGCTACGTCGGCAATCCGCTGAGCGGCTGTCGCCACGAGTGCGACCACGATGGCGACTGCAGCAGCCGGGACATGTGCTCCAGCGACTTCAAGTGCGTGCCGGCCTGCGGGCAGTGCGGCACTGGCGCCACCTGCCGGACGGTCAGCAATCACCGGGCGGTCTGCGAGTGCCCCAAGGGCTACATTGGCAGCCCGTACACGGAGTGCCGCCCGGAGTGCTACGGCGATGCCGACTGCCCGGCCGGACGACCCGCCTGCTTCTACGGCATCTGCAAGAACACCTGCGAGGGTGCCTGCGGCATCGGCGCCGACTGCAACCTGCGCGGCCTCACCCCCGTCTGCAGCTGCCCCCGCGACATGACCGGCGACCCCTTCGTGCGCTGCCGCCCCTTCACCAAGGAGGACCTCTGCGACCCCAATCCGTGCGGCACCAATGCCATCTGCGTGCCCGGACACGACAACACCGGTCGCGAGCGGCCCGTCTGCAACTGCCTGCCCGGCCACACCGGCAATCCGCTGAGCCACTGCACCCGG GGTGAGTGCCTGAGCAACAACGAGTGCCCCGACCACCGCGCCTGCATCAACTACCAGTGCATCGATCCCTGCATCGGCAAGTGTGCCACTGGAGCCAGCTGCGAGCCCAAGGCCCACCTGGCGGTCTGCCGCTGTCCACAGGGACAGTCGGGCGACGCCCTGGTGTCCTGTCGCCAGACGCGCACCTTCCCCGTGGCCAAGTACCACTGA
- the LOC6615091 gene encoding ras-related protein Rab-35, giving the protein MARGFDHLFKLLIIGDSGVGKSSLLIRFSDDTFSGSYITTIGVDFKIRTVDIEGMRVKLQIWDTAGQERFRTITSTYYRGTHGVIVVYDVTNGESFANVRRWLEEIQNNCDVVKKVLVGNKNDDPDRKVVITEDAQRFAKQMDIELFETSAKDNINVENMFLSITRQVLDHKLRTSPNEQQKDTLHLKPNPKGSKGGKCCR; this is encoded by the exons ATGGCACGCGGCTTCGATCATCTGTTCAAGTTGCTAATAATCGGCGATAGCG GCGTGGGCAAGTCGTCGCTGCTTATCCGGTTCTCGGACGACACATTCTCGGGCAGTTACATCACCACCATCGGCGTGGACTTTAAGATCCGCACCGTGGACATCGAGGGCATGCGCGTAAAGCTGCAGATCTGGGACACGGCCGGGCAGGAGCGCTTCCGGACGATCACCAGCACCTACTACCGCGGCACCCACGGCGTCATCGTCGTCTACGACGTCACGAACGGCGAATCCTTCGCGAACGTCCGCCGCTGGCTGGAGGAGATCCAGAACAACTGCGACGTGGTTAAAAAAGTATTAG TGGGCAACAAGAACGACGATCCGGACAGGAAGGTGGTCATTACCGAGGACGCGCAGCGGTTTGCGAAACAAATGGACATCGAGCTGTTCGAGACATCTGCCAAAGACAACATAAACGTGGAGAACATGTTCTTGTCGATCACGCGGCAGGTGCTCGACCACAAGCTGCGCACCTCCCCCAACGAGCAGCAGAAGGACACGCTCCATCTGAAGCCCAATCCCAAGGGCAGCAAGGGTGGGAAGTGCTGCAGGTGA